In a genomic window of Flavobacteriales bacterium:
- the dnaK gene encoding molecular chaperone DnaK: MSKIIGIDLGTTNSCVSVMEGNEPVVIANSEGKRTTPSIVAFVEGGERKVGDPAKRQAITNPKNTISSIKRFMGNSFDECAKEIARMPYTVERGASNTPRVAIGDRHYTPQEISAMILQKMKKTAEDYLGTTVNEAVITVPAYFNDAQRQATKEAGEIAGLKVRRIINEPTAAALAYGLDKKHKDQKIVVFDCGGGTHDVSVLELGDGVFEVKSTDGDTHLGGDDFDQVIIDWLAEEFKGQFNIDLRKDPMALQRLKEAAEKAKIELSSTTSSEINLPYIMPVDGIPQHLVRSLTRAKFEQLADSLIKRTIAPCESALKNAGLKTTDIDEVILVGGSTRIPAIQDAVKKFFGKEPSKGVNPDEVVAIGAAIQGGVLTGDVKDVLLLDVTPLSLGIETMGGVMTKLIEANTTIPTKKSETFSTASDSQPSVEIHVLQGERPMANGNRTIGRFHLDGIPPAPRGVPQIEVTFDIDANGILHVGAKDKATGKEQSIRIEASSGLSKEEIEKMKKEAEANADADKKARETVDKLNAADSLIFQTEKSLKDYGEKIPDEKKKPIEEALSRLKDAHKAQDADACEKLMGELNTAFQAASQEMYNAAQQGQANGNGNAGNASSTDSEVKDVDFEEVKDSK; this comes from the coding sequence ATGAGCAAGATCATCGGCATCGACCTGGGCACCACCAACAGCTGCGTCTCCGTGATGGAGGGCAACGAGCCTGTGGTGATCGCCAATAGCGAGGGCAAGCGCACCACGCCCAGCATCGTGGCCTTCGTAGAGGGCGGCGAGCGCAAAGTGGGTGACCCCGCCAAGCGTCAGGCCATCACCAACCCGAAGAACACCATCTCCTCCATCAAGCGCTTCATGGGCAATTCCTTCGATGAGTGCGCGAAGGAGATCGCGCGCATGCCCTACACGGTGGAGCGCGGCGCGAGCAACACCCCGCGCGTGGCCATCGGAGACCGGCACTACACCCCGCAGGAGATCAGCGCCATGATCCTGCAGAAGATGAAGAAGACCGCCGAGGATTACCTGGGCACCACGGTGAACGAGGCCGTGATCACTGTGCCTGCCTACTTCAACGATGCCCAGCGCCAAGCCACGAAGGAAGCCGGCGAGATCGCTGGCCTGAAAGTGCGCCGCATCATCAACGAGCCCACGGCGGCAGCGCTCGCCTATGGCCTCGACAAGAAGCACAAGGACCAGAAGATCGTGGTATTCGACTGCGGCGGCGGCACCCACGACGTGAGCGTGCTCGAACTGGGCGATGGCGTGTTCGAGGTGAAGAGCACCGACGGGGACACCCACTTGGGCGGCGACGACTTCGACCAGGTGATCATCGACTGGCTGGCCGAAGAATTCAAGGGCCAATTCAACATCGACCTGCGTAAGGACCCCATGGCCCTTCAGCGCCTGAAGGAGGCTGCCGAGAAAGCGAAGATCGAGCTCAGCTCAACCACCAGCAGCGAGATCAACCTGCCCTATATCATGCCGGTGGATGGCATCCCGCAGCACTTGGTGCGCAGCCTCACCCGCGCCAAGTTCGAGCAGCTCGCGGACAGCCTCATCAAGCGCACCATCGCCCCGTGCGAGAGCGCATTGAAGAACGCCGGCCTCAAGACCACGGACATCGACGAGGTGATCCTGGTGGGCGGCAGCACCCGCATTCCAGCCATCCAGGATGCCGTGAAGAAGTTCTTCGGCAAGGAGCCCAGCAAGGGCGTGAACCCCGACGAAGTGGTGGCCATCGGCGCCGCGATCCAAGGCGGCGTGCTCACCGGCGATGTGAAGGACGTGCTCCTGCTCGACGTGACCCCGCTCAGCCTGGGCATCGAGACCATGGGCGGAGTGATGACCAAGCTCATCGAAGCGAACACCACCATCCCCACCAAGAAGAGCGAGACCTTCAGCACGGCCAGCGACAGCCAGCCCAGCGTGGAGATCCATGTGCTGCAAGGCGAGCGCCCCATGGCCAACGGCAACCGCACCATCGGCCGCTTCCACCTCGATGGCATCCCTCCTGCACCGCGCGGCGTGCCGCAGATCGAGGTCACCTTCGATATCGACGCCAACGGCATCCTGCACGTGGGCGCGAAGGACAAGGCCACCGGCAAGGAGCAGAGCATCCGCATCGAGGCCAGCAGCGGCCTGAGCAAGGAGGAGATCGAGAAGATGAAGAAGGAGGCAGAGGCCAACGCCGATGCCGACAAGAAGGCGCGAGAGACCGTGGACAAGCTCAACGCCGCCGACAGCCTCATCTTCCAGACCGAGAAGAGCCTCAAGGATTACGGCGAGAAGATCCCCGACGAGAAGAAGAAGCCGATCGAAGAGGCGCTCAGCCGGCTGAAGGACGCGCACAAGGCGCAAGACGCTGATGCCTGCGAGAAGCTCATGGGCGAGTTGAACACCGCCTTCCAAGCGGCCAGCCAGGAGATGTACAATGCTGCGCAGCAAGGCCAAGCCAATGGAAACGGCAATGCAGGCAACGCCAGCTCCACCGACTCCGAGGTGAAGGATGTCGATTTCGAGGAAGTGAAGGACAGCAAGTAG
- a CDS encoding DUF4249 family protein: protein MHRSIPFALLAASLLTGCSTELDINEPYKDITIVYGLLNQKDSVHFVKVNKAFLGTGNALDMAQVRDSSEYSGEAISYAKVFRVSSSGALLDSFPLLDTVVVNREPGTFYAPVQKLKYFVSPYTQTIPASNLGVRMFLWQDDSYRLVMNVNGKTVTAETPITNDFKVDPVDQDTVANGARVALRNTAGNSYSDYEFNWTSRADCKRFVVEWKFRYDEVTGTDTVARSISQKIGSPKVSSFVNEDMAVRLAGETFYSAVESQIKSQSGWESVDRRIFRGIDFVVSVANDDLHTYLTLTEPVTGIVNDRPAYSNLENGIGVWGSRYEKTTRGKRLSTQSFNELIDGNYTGDLRFCSPQDGFVCP from the coding sequence ATGCACCGTTCAATCCCCTTCGCGCTCCTGGCCGCCTCCTTGCTCACCGGTTGCAGCACTGAGCTCGACATCAATGAGCCGTACAAGGACATCACCATCGTGTACGGGCTCTTGAACCAGAAGGACTCCGTGCATTTCGTGAAGGTGAACAAGGCCTTCTTGGGCACCGGCAACGCACTCGACATGGCCCAAGTGCGCGACTCCAGTGAATACAGCGGCGAGGCCATCTCCTACGCCAAGGTTTTCCGTGTGAGCAGTTCCGGTGCGCTGCTCGATTCCTTCCCACTGCTGGACACGGTCGTGGTGAACCGCGAGCCGGGCACCTTCTATGCACCGGTGCAGAAGCTCAAGTACTTCGTGTCGCCCTATACCCAGACGATTCCCGCCAGCAACCTCGGAGTGCGGATGTTCCTCTGGCAGGACGACAGCTACCGGCTTGTGATGAACGTGAACGGCAAGACCGTCACCGCCGAGACCCCGATCACCAATGACTTCAAGGTGGACCCAGTGGATCAGGATACAGTGGCCAATGGAGCTCGCGTAGCTCTAAGGAACACAGCGGGCAACAGCTATTCGGATTACGAGTTCAACTGGACATCACGGGCTGATTGCAAGCGCTTCGTGGTGGAGTGGAAGTTCCGATACGATGAAGTGACCGGAACGGACACCGTGGCCCGCAGCATCAGTCAGAAGATCGGCTCTCCGAAAGTCTCGTCCTTCGTGAATGAGGACATGGCGGTGCGTCTTGCCGGAGAGACCTTCTATAGCGCTGTGGAAAGCCAGATCAAGAGCCAGTCGGGTTGGGAGAGCGTGGATCGCCGCATTTTCCGGGGAATCGACTTCGTGGTCTCCGTGGCCAACGACGACCTCCACACCTACTTGACCCTAACCGAGCCCGTAACCGGCATCGTGAATGATAGGCCCGCGTACAGCAACCTCGAGAACGGCATTGGAGTCTGGGGCAGCCGGTATGAGAAGACCACCCGAGGCAAACGATTGAGCACGCAGTCCTTCAATGAACTGATTGACGGCAACTATACGGGCGACCTGCGCTTCTGCTCCCCGCAGGATGGCTTCGTCTGCCCCTGA
- the panB gene encoding 3-methyl-2-oxobutanoate hydroxymethyltransferase: MSTGSADAKRVTTHTLQEMKSGGVPIAMLTAYDYSLARLVDAAGIDVILVGDSASNVMAGHETTLPITLDQMIYHAGAVVRGCQRALIVVDLPFGTYQGNTKGALNSAIRIMKESGAHAVKLEGGREVIGSVERILTAGIPVMGHLGLTPQSIYKFGTYVVRAKEEMEAQRLREDAKLLEEAGCFALVLEKIPAKLAEEVAKSVSIPVIGIGAGGGVDGQVLVLHDMLGINKEFNPRFLRRYADLHTVISDAVGGYVRDVRSKDFPSAKEQY, from the coding sequence ATGAGCACCGGATCCGCCGACGCCAAGCGCGTCACCACGCACACCTTGCAGGAAATGAAGTCCGGAGGCGTGCCCATCGCCATGCTCACGGCCTATGATTACTCGCTCGCGCGCTTGGTCGATGCGGCGGGCATCGATGTGATCCTGGTGGGCGACAGCGCCAGCAACGTGATGGCCGGGCACGAGACCACCTTGCCGATCACGCTTGATCAGATGATCTACCATGCAGGCGCCGTGGTGCGCGGCTGCCAGCGGGCACTCATCGTGGTCGACCTGCCCTTCGGCACCTATCAAGGCAACACCAAGGGCGCGCTCAACAGCGCCATCCGCATCATGAAGGAGAGCGGCGCGCATGCCGTGAAGCTCGAGGGCGGGCGTGAGGTGATCGGATCCGTCGAGCGGATCCTCACGGCGGGCATCCCCGTGATGGGGCATCTGGGACTCACGCCGCAGAGCATCTACAAATTCGGCACTTACGTGGTGCGCGCCAAAGAGGAGATGGAAGCCCAGCGCTTGCGTGAGGATGCCAAGCTCCTGGAAGAGGCCGGTTGCTTCGCGCTGGTGCTCGAGAAGATCCCGGCCAAGCTCGCGGAAGAGGTGGCCAAGAGCGTGAGCATCCCCGTGATCGGCATCGGCGCGGGCGGCGGTGTCGATGGCCAGGTGCTGGTGCTGCACGACATGCTGGGCATCAACAAGGAATTCAATCCTCGCTTCCTGCGGCGCTATGCTGATCTGCACACGGTGATCTCCGATGCCGTGGGCGGCTACGTGCGCGATGTGCGCAGCAAGGATTTCCCCAGCGCGAAGGAGCAGTACTAG
- a CDS encoding RluA family pseudouridine synthase: protein MAPASIPVLFSDPWLLAVRKPAGVPVQADPTGDEDLLSLVRIERKEPALELVHRIDRPVSGVVLLARTAEANKALQALFRERRVEKRYWAIVEGRVEEKGSVALVHRLAQDAPNRRARVSEVQGDEASRTQVQVLARGDRYSLVECMPEGGAFHQIRAQLSAWGHAIKGDVKYGARRGEKDRSIGLHAREIRFVHPFTGESIRVAAQAPELGIWPALCAAAGFAPSE, encoded by the coding sequence ATGGCCCCAGCATCGATACCGGTTCTCTTCAGCGACCCTTGGCTGCTTGCCGTGCGCAAGCCCGCAGGCGTGCCCGTGCAAGCCGATCCAACAGGCGATGAGGACCTGCTCTCGTTGGTGCGGATCGAGCGCAAGGAGCCGGCACTGGAACTCGTGCACCGCATCGACCGTCCTGTGAGCGGCGTGGTGCTGCTTGCGCGAACCGCCGAGGCCAACAAGGCCCTGCAAGCGCTCTTCCGCGAGCGGCGTGTGGAGAAACGCTATTGGGCCATCGTGGAAGGCCGGGTTGAGGAGAAGGGCTCCGTGGCTTTGGTGCACCGGCTCGCGCAGGATGCTCCCAATCGGAGGGCACGCGTGAGCGAAGTGCAAGGCGATGAGGCGTCGCGCACGCAGGTGCAGGTGCTTGCACGGGGCGATCGTTACAGCTTGGTGGAGTGCATGCCCGAAGGCGGCGCCTTCCACCAGATCCGCGCGCAGCTCTCAGCTTGGGGCCATGCGATCAAGGGCGATGTGAAGTACGGCGCGCGAAGAGGGGAGAAGGACAGGAGCATCGGGCTCCATGCGCGCGAGATCCGGTTCGTGCATCCGTTCACCGGAGAATCTATTCGGGTAGCAGCCCAAGCACCGGAGCTGGGTATCTGGCCGGCGCTCTGCGCGGCTGCGGGATTTGCACCTTCGGAATGA
- a CDS encoding T9SS type A sorting domain-containing protein, which produces MKRLFLSIALVNACVLQAQVLISDSLISSFTIAELADQGIAGADNDIETYRVVYNTVDPFGQPTIASAAVALPVNTPCTHAMAAYMHGTVLNREGVPSRLSDEIVVAYYLSAFRYVAVLPDYLGLGDGPGPHPYMHAASEATAGRDALRAARELCAAKGVELNGQLFLTGYSQGGHACMATHKLLQEAHADEFTVTAAAPCSGPYDASGVQAEVIIANEPYPAPYYLPYVLLSYGHVYPWLYDEVDEVVQEPWATELPPLFQGNNGSGVVDDIMPEIPNQILVPSMLQAFIDDPDHPFRQALRDNDLYDWTPQSRLRMFYCEADDHVFYQNSIVARDAMQANGAPDVQAVSAGSGLDHNGCAFPALLLAKGVFDALQWPCGGIGVEEHDNGRWSIAPNPASGRLRISRAATDGSASFRLIASDGRSLHHGIMPDGASESWIDASSVPPGLYLIELVDPRGRAALRVAVER; this is translated from the coding sequence ATGAAGCGTCTGTTCCTGTCCATCGCCTTGGTCAATGCATGCGTGCTGCAAGCGCAAGTGCTCATCAGCGATTCGCTGATCTCGTCATTCACCATCGCCGAGTTGGCCGATCAGGGCATCGCTGGTGCGGACAATGACATCGAGACCTATCGCGTGGTGTACAACACGGTCGATCCCTTCGGGCAGCCCACCATCGCCAGCGCGGCGGTGGCGCTTCCGGTGAACACGCCTTGCACGCATGCCATGGCCGCGTACATGCATGGCACCGTGCTGAACCGCGAAGGCGTGCCCTCGCGCCTCAGCGATGAGATCGTCGTGGCTTACTACCTCAGCGCGTTCCGCTATGTGGCCGTGCTGCCGGACTACCTAGGCCTCGGCGATGGCCCCGGACCGCATCCGTACATGCACGCTGCCAGTGAGGCCACCGCCGGCCGCGATGCGCTGCGCGCCGCCCGCGAGCTGTGCGCGGCGAAGGGCGTTGAGTTGAATGGGCAGCTCTTCCTCACCGGATACTCACAGGGCGGTCACGCGTGCATGGCCACGCACAAGCTCCTGCAGGAAGCGCATGCTGATGAGTTCACCGTCACTGCCGCAGCACCGTGCAGCGGGCCTTACGATGCCAGCGGCGTGCAGGCCGAAGTGATCATCGCAAATGAGCCCTACCCCGCGCCGTATTACCTGCCATACGTGCTCTTGTCCTATGGCCATGTGTACCCGTGGCTCTACGACGAGGTGGACGAGGTGGTGCAGGAGCCTTGGGCCACGGAGTTGCCGCCGCTCTTCCAAGGGAACAATGGCTCCGGTGTCGTGGATGACATCATGCCCGAGATCCCCAACCAGATCCTGGTGCCTTCCATGCTGCAAGCCTTCATCGATGATCCGGATCATCCCTTCCGCCAGGCGCTGCGCGATAACGACCTCTACGACTGGACGCCCCAGTCGCGCTTGCGCATGTTCTACTGCGAAGCAGATGACCATGTGTTCTACCAGAACAGCATCGTGGCGCGCGATGCCATGCAGGCCAATGGCGCTCCGGATGTGCAGGCGGTCAGCGCGGGCTCCGGCCTCGATCACAACGGCTGCGCCTTCCCGGCGCTGCTCTTGGCGAAGGGGGTCTTCGATGCGCTTCAATGGCCGTGCGGAGGGATCGGCGTTGAGGAGCACGACAATGGCCGCTGGAGCATCGCGCCCAATCCGGCGAGCGGTCGTTTGCGGATCTCACGAGCCGCAACGGATGGCAGCGCGTCATTCAGATTGATCGCTTCCGATGGCCGTTCGTTGCACCATGGCATCATGCCCGATGGTGCATCAGAGTCATGGATCGATGCCTCTTCGGTTCCGCCAGGCCTGTATCTGATCGAGCTGGTTGATCCGCGCGGCCGCGCAGCGTTGCGCGTGGCCGTGGAGCGCTGA